ACCTAGTGcgataaggctttgttgttgttgtataatTTGATAGATACAAGAAAGATAAAATGTTAATTGATCAAAGTATTCTAACTATAAGTGCATATTTGACCCTCTTTTTCTCTGTTCAATTGTTGACAAAATAACTTAGGTCTACATGTTAAATTCCTTGTTTTTTTCTCTTCCTTTATTTTCCCATCCCTACTAAGCTTGTTGTGAGACAAAACCATCATATGTTATTACTAAAACACTATCTATAAGTAGAAATTCAAATTTGATTTGTTCCTATTGAACACTATGATAATGGGTAAACTTCATTAGAGACAATATCCCCATGGAATTTATCGAATAGACGTGCAATTAAGTGTGATCTAATTCAAAGTTTCAAACTTGGTTAAAACTTCAAAAGGACTTAAAAACAATACATTTACATGATAGAAACATTCAGAGTgaagaaaataacataaaatagtATCATACCTGAGCATCATACATAATGAGACCAGCATACACAACTGTGAGACCAAAAATGGGATCAGAGAATCCTCTGCATTTGGAAATAACACGAGATGAATTATTCTAATATAACAAACCTTATACTTAAAGAGGTTACATAGAGAATTTAAAATTGACTTGAaccaaattattttatatatatatatatatatatataactNNNNNNNNNNNCAAGGAATGTTGCACAAGCCATTGTTGCCTATCCACAGGAAAATGCAAACAACATTTTGAGAAACAGAATCTCAAAGGTGGAAACAGGTTTAACTGATTTTACGGGATTTTACAAAGTCCATACAGAAGAGTGCGATGATGGGAATCCTCCAGCCTGAATAATAGCCTTGATATCAAAGTCCTTGCCATACAGCAACACAGAACTAAATGGCTTAGAAAGCTGCCCAATCATCACTGAAGCACCAGCTGCAATCAGAACCTTAGCCcccaaaaaaacaagaaaaaccaaTTTAGCACACAAAGAAGTGGGGTTGCTTAAAAACTACTCCCTCCTCACTTTAGAAAAAGATTATATAGTTCAATATATTTCTAGTTCTCGTGTCTCTTATGTCAAATTTGTTGAGTATTTTCTCTTTTACCCTTCGCATAATGGTCAGAATAATAAACAATACACATTTACGCTATAAACTAGTCAGGGTTATTAAATAAGGATATTCTAACAAACAATTCGGTAAACCTTTCTTGATTTTGGATTCTTTAACCGATGTATAAATGACTAACGTGACAAATATCATGAATCTCATAGAGTATCAAGAGAAAATCATGATTAGCATTTATGaggcaaaaataaaaagaataaatcaGGAAAATGGAGGAACCTTGTTTTGAGCAATCTCAGCAATGTCCTGGAAGAATGGAGCAGCGCCAATTGAAGAGATTCTGAACGTGGAGAGGGTATTGAACTTTGGGaagtgttggtggtggtggtggtggtggtggtggtggtggtgttgcaaAAGTGGGTTTCTGTGTTTGGTGACTGGTGGATTAATTGGAGAGAAAATGGAGTAGTGCTGCAACGTCATCATTGTATCTATCTGTTTTTGTTCTTCTGGACTGCACTCTCGCTTCGCAGTCAATCAATTATAAATAATTTGAGTTTAGTTTatgttttaacataaaaaataaataataaaaatttaacacgaaaaaaaaaaaactgaagaaGCACTGCAGCAGCAAGGAGTGAGCGAGGAACCGAGGAGAGCTTACCAGAGAGATGGTGAGGGGCGGCGAGGTGAGCAGAGACCGGAGAGCAGCAAGCAGTGACGGATGAAGAGGTGAGCAGAGACCGAAGACCAGAGAGGCGAGTCCGCGAGGTGAGCGACAGCTAGGAGAGAATGGAGAGGGAGGTGAGCAACGTGAGTAAGCGAGCTTGGTGAGCGACGACGGCTGTGATTTTCAAAGAGTAA
The DNA window shown above is from Arachis ipaensis cultivar K30076 chromosome B08, Araip1.1, whole genome shotgun sequence and carries:
- the LOC107614460 gene encoding uncharacterized protein LOC107614460, translated to MMTLQHYSIFSPINPPVTKHRNPLLQHHHHHHHHHHHQHFPKFNTLSTFRISSIGAAPFFQDIAEIAQNKVLIAAGASVMIGQLSKPFSSVLLYGKDFDIKAIIQAGGFPSSHSSATMACATFLGRGFSDPIFGLTVVYAGLIMYDAQGVRREVGIHARTLNRLLRYIHINNSIRSKDNNDGLINFKPGFEQPILSQEATSFDSEQRNNNNNNNNLSLLVKQGSKTRQTEGEKLSSTETEEIRKLLVSDGLFPLKESVGHTEVEVIAGALLGIIVGLAVYNFM